The Megachile rotundata isolate GNS110a chromosome 11, iyMegRotu1, whole genome shotgun sequence genome includes a region encoding these proteins:
- the LOC100876112 gene encoding transmembrane protein 177, with protein MSFRVLVVSTVISAKILPNTIFLDKYRKLRATYRFDGTERPISKSLMQRFYDVLNDLNVSAMIRTRIKVFSVHDISTFHAGTTMSSYGGLIGIPPNYEYENVEDASVGQIEIENKNSTWSEETREKFLECLVLSENAQKFAIAREVLNVQRPEIWVETFITGMDCFIMFMIYDAIYKTGNFAKKSRMAKLGLQVWLGLVTLFMCLMTKQALEYHADGEITEELAKLGPEYIQGGKEFYEKLCELQDIKNKTSAGYFKQQWMRNKYLNDANQKEFLTLKLQELENVTM; from the exons atgagttttagagttttagtaGTAAGTACTGTAATTTCAGCAAAAATATTACCGAATACTATTTTCTTAGATAAATATAGAAAACTTAGAGCTACATATAg GTTTGATGGAACTGAACggccaatttccaaatcattgaTGCAAAGATTTTATGACGTTTTGAATGATTTAAATGTATCAGCAATGATAAGAACACGAATTAAAGTATTCAGTGTTCATGATATAAGTACATTTCATGCTGGAACAACAATGTCATCTTATGGTGGATTAATTGGAATCCCACCAAACTATGAGTACGAAAATGTTGAGGATGCAAGCGTAGGTCAAATagagatagaaaataaaaatagtacatgGTCTGAAGAAACTAGAgagaaatttttagaatgttTAGTACTCTCAGAAAATGCTCAAAAGTTTGCGATAGCTCGAGAAGTCTTAAACGTGCAACGACCAGAAATTTGGGTTGAAACATTTATTACAGGCATGGATTGCTTCATTATGTTTATGATATATGACGCAATTTATAAGACAGGAAATTTTGCTAAGAAGTCAAGGATGGCTAAATTAGGACTTCAGGTTTGGTTGGGTCTAGTGACTCTTTTTATGTGTTTGATGACAAAACAGGCACTAGAATATCATGCTGATGGAGAAATTACAGAAGAGTTGGCCAAATTAGGGCCTGAATATATTCAAGGTGGTAAAGAATTTTATGAGAAATTATGTGAACTACAGGACATCAAGAATAAAACTAGTGCAGGATATTTCAAACAACAGTGGATgagaaacaaatatttaaatgatgcTAATCAAAAAGAGTTCTTGACTTTAAAATTACAAGAGTTGGAAAACGTTACAATGTAA
- the LOC100875999 gene encoding uncharacterized protein LOC100875999: MDTSTCSHGHQNVQSVAQRKFYQWVLKWINGVASNDDEIRDIQQSAKPDVPVLASFLQTIGFKLLSFEKHNDVFSQKSENNASAFEQGALKVTIECGTSNMRAMLKLEGITCRCPNPDHIKDASFWSISGTGPTASTDNIAQKVEETGSTLLPPLTKDVARVLRDVSYKLFDTIVCEPDVNRNTNISISASRSNNVSYEYKSGQNIPKQEVGVMRSNTQPEMRLRADSLNSKCPPENHEKTNFEIPQIRTVSPISPKKTTLQRQRTWDIDIETQNADEEPRPSPPKLTSSPVTVPELSNSLGQISLQSDIDNSKNITEYIIGAQQNLEKALKMLLFKKPTILNDVSPSQALDQDSVSVKSAPAAISPTSVISPYKSSGTNIIDCLKPKQTNLTHEQLITKALSRNATQVPKARRSIEPILSKSLSRKNEDNSKLTIRRSSFYIPSPANSNIAALSKSETKQKLLGIGRYSTSKTSNAIESEISNRVTLTKKGVASPEPRKSASATSGTPNGRVSLIKPPTKISKSIPVKVNTMQPSKINTGIARKPRLSLPKD, encoded by the exons ATGGATACTAGCACGTGTTCTCACGGCCATCAAAATGTTCAATCCGTTGCACAGCGAAAGTTTTATCAGTGGGTGCTTAAATGGATAAACGGTGTTGCATCGAATGACGATGAAATACGCGACATTCAACAGTCGGCAAAGCCAGATGTACCAGTACTCGCTAGTTTCCTGCAAACAATCGGTTTTAAACTTCTTTCGTTCGAAAAGCACAACGATGTATTTTCTCAGAAGAGTGAAAATAATGCCTCGGCATTTGAACAAGGAGCTCTCAAAGTAACGATTGAATGCGGTACTTCAAACATGAGAGCAATGTTGAAATTAGAAGGGATCACGTGTCGGTGCCCTAATCCTGATCACATTAAGGACGCATCTTTCTGGAGCATAAGCGGCACTGGACCTACCGCAAGcact gaCAATATCGCACAAAAAGTGGAGGAGACTGGAAGTACCCTGCTACCCCCTCTAACAAAAGACGTTGCTCGAGTTTTGCGCGATGTATCGTATAAATTATTTGATACAATTGTGTGCGAACCGGATGTGAATCGTAACACGAATATAAGCATAAGTGCATCGCGTTCAAATAATGTATCCTACGAGTACAAATCCGGGCAGAATATTCCGAAACAAGAAGTTGGAGTTATGCGAAGCAATACGCAACCGGAAATGCGTCTCCGAGCGGATAGTTTAAATTCAAAG TGTCCTCCTGAAAATCATGAGAAGACGAATTTCGAGATACCACAAATACGAACTGTGTCCCCGATAAGTCCAAAGAAGACGACGTTACAGCGTCAAAGAACATGGGATATTGATATTGAAACTCAAAATGCGGACGAAGAACCACGACCATCGCCCCCGAAACTTACAAGTTCTCCAGTTACAGTCCCTGAATTATCTAATTCGTTAGGGCAAATATCTTTACAAAGCGATATTGACAATTCCAAAAATATAACGGAATACATTATAGGAGCACAGCAGAATTTGGAGAAAGCGcttaaaatgttattattcaaGAAACCAACGATTTTAAACGACGTATCACCTAGTCAAg CATTAGATCAGGATAGTGTGTCCGTGAAATCAGCACCGGCAGCCATATCGCCAACTTCTGTGATCAGCCCTTATAAATCATCTGGAACAAATATAATCGATTGTTTGAAGCCGAAACAAACTAATTTGACGCATGAACAATTGATAACGAAAGCGCTTTCGAGAAATGCGACACAAGTACCGAAAGCACGACGCAGTATCGAACCAAtactgtctaagtctctgtcaaGAAAAAATGAAGACAACTCAAAACTCACGATTCGACGTAGTAGTTTTTATATTCCTTCGCCAGCTAATTCTAATATTGCAGCGCTATCGAAATCGGAAACCAAACAGAAATTGTTGGGCATTGGGAGGTATAGTACTTCTAAAACCAGCAACGCTATtgaatctgaaatttcaaacaG AGTTACGTTGACGAAAAAAGGGGTTGCATCACCGGAACCAAGAAAAAGTGCTTCCGCAACTTCCGGAACACCCAACGGACGTGTTTCATTGATCAAACCACctacaaaaatatcaaagtcCATACCCGTTAAAGTAAACACCATGCAACCTTCGAAAATAAACACAGGAATTGCTAGGAAACCAAGACTTAGTCTGCCAAAGGattaa